From the Pomacea canaliculata isolate SZHN2017 linkage group LG4, ASM307304v1, whole genome shotgun sequence genome, one window contains:
- the LOC112562029 gene encoding 60S ribosomal protein L23a-like isoform X2 — translation MAPKKTTKKTEKPVKKEEKAAAPAAAPAAKESAAPVKAKDKAKRAKKRVLHGQHEKRSRKIRTSVHFHRPRTLRLPRAPRYPRKSAPRANKLDAFRIVKFPLTTESAMKKIEDNNTLVFIVDKRANKALVKQAVKKLYDIEVAKVNTLIRPDGEKKAYVRLMPDYDALDVANKIGII, via the exons ATGGCACCAAAGAAGaccacaaaaaagacagaaa agcCTGtcaagaaggaggagaaggcaGCAGCGCCTGCTGCTGCTCCTGCAGCAAAAGAGTCTGCTGCGCCAGTAAAGGCAAAAGATAAGGCTAAGCGAGCGAAAAAGAGGGTTCTTCATGGACAACATGAAAAACGGTCACGAAAAATACGTACTTCTGTTCATTTTCACAGACCTCGAACCCTGAGGCTGCCCAGGGCACCACGCTACCCAAGGAAAAGTGCTCCACGCGCCAACAA ATTGGATGCTTTCCGGATTGTCAAATTTCCATTGACAACTGAGTCTGCAATGAAAAAGATTGAAGACAACAACACCCTTGTCTTCATTGTTGATAAGCGTGCCAACAAAGCCCTGGTGAAACAGGCTGTCAAGAAGCTGTATGACATTGAGGTTGCAAAGGTCAACACACTCATCAG GCCTGATGGTGAAAAGAAGGCGTATGTAAGGCTAATGCCAGACTATGATGCCTTGGATGTTGCTAACAAG attgGCATTATCTAA
- the LOC112562028 gene encoding ras-related protein Rab-34-like — MPREKMSSAHTVISANVPKDRIITQFPEPYCPGASPYNKINFHPKVKAACAENRTGRVGLKICKAVIVGDVSVGKTCLVNRFCNDVFNRDYKATIGVDFEVEKFQVLSIPFTLQIWDTAGQERFKCIAASYYRGANIVIVAFDLSDEQSLHNAPKWMMEASENADSPIKFLVGMKRDLLSEAAYTEIETRAMAVASTLGAEYWPTSSKTGQYVQEFFFRAVAMVFDTNLIRELDASTVPAKQIGSGMIQVQRENSQLYEKKKKSQCCK, encoded by the exons ATGCCTAGAGAAAAAATGTCATCTGCACACACTGTCATATCAGCCAATGTGCCTAAAGATCGCATCATCACCCAGTTTCCTGAG CCCTATTGCCCTGGTGCCAGTCCATACAATAAGATAAACTTTCATCCAAAGGTGAAGGCAGCATGTGCAGAAAATAGAACGGGTAGAGTTGG GCTGAAGATTTGCAAAGCTGTGATTGTTGGAGATGTATCAGTTGGGAAGACCTGTTTGGTAAACAG ATTCTGTAATGATGTGTTCAATAGAGACTACAAAGCAACTATTGGAGTTGATTTTGAAGTGGAGAAGTTTCAAGTTCTGTCCATTCCATTTACTCTTCAAAT TTGGGACACAGCTGGGCAAGAGCGTTTTAAGTGTATAGCAGCTTCGTACTACAGAGGAGCCAACA ttgttattgttgcttttgACCTTTCTGATGAACAATCATTACACAATGCGCCAAAATGGATGATGGAGGCTTCGGAAAATGCTGATAGCCCAATAAAATTTCTTGTGGGAATGAAAAGAGATTTACTG TCTGAGGCAGCCTATACAGAAATAGAGACACGGGCGATGGCTGTTGCAAGCACCCTTGGTGCAGAGTACTGGCCAACATCTTCCAAAACAg GCCAGTATGTGCAAGAGTTTTTCTTTCGAGCTGTAGCCATGGTGTTTGATACAAATCTTATTCGAGAGCTTGATGCTTCCACTGTACCAGCCAAACAGATAGGCTCTGGCATGATAC AAGTCCAGCGGGAAAATTCACAgctttatgagaaaaaaaagaaatctcagtGTTGTAAgtaa
- the LOC112561039 gene encoding uncharacterized protein LOC112561039 isoform X1: MILGINNTSVTLPVGISQSSEIILPRQLQQQLGREIKSFLLEDLLPSRPTMTSDGHHKTFDLLQSKRYRTLLLCLLMTYDHTNIIDRYKITSECIGSREQSIFGNKWDIFKRDKDHRTFKKALLFAQNISVVSKHHVMTAKTQKIHSHKYLHKTAAKFKRRLLNQHILNYVFDHNSTRDASGLDNETTMSPSQIYIRGKRSLEHPVRKIKYKSRLPVVLEDAATISRAKLNSTRNVNKTELDYHFAQRFSQSHPSMTTSQMITAGPLKQYLGLDGNPFNMTQFKEMLKKQALIRHVSHGAEMAYLCLVGLIVAMLWTIWYLGGFARCHYQPKHHVYFSEEDNYLSVREVLEKKRQYLPMFKGKPEWEDVLTCNHRTNP; the protein is encoded by the exons ATGATTCTGGGAATAAATAATACGTCTGTCACTTTACCGGTTGGGATATCCCAGTCCAGCGAAATTATCTTGCCGCGACAGTTGCAACAGCAGTTGGGCAGAGAGATTAAAAGCTTTCTACTGGAGGATTTACTGCCTTCTCGTCCCACAATGACAAGTGATGGTCATCACAAGACTTTCGATCTTTTACAAAGCAAAAGATACAGAACTTTActactgtgtttgttgatgacatACGATCACACAAACATTATAGACAGATACAAAATCACTAGTGAATGTATTGGCAGCAGAGAGCAAAGCATCTTCGGTAATAAGTGGGACATATTTAAAAGGGATAAGGATCACAGAACATTTAAAAAGGCTTTATTGTTTGCACAAAATATATCAGTGGTTTCTAAACATCATGTAATGACAgcgaaaacacaaaaaattcatTCACACAAATACTTGCATAAAACTGCTGCGAAATTTAAGAGAAGACTTCTCAATCAACACATTCTGAATTATGTTTTTGACCATAACAGCACCAGAGATGCTTCAGGACTTGATAATGAGACGACAATGTCACCTTCCCAAATATACATCAGAGGAAAACGCTCCTTAGAACATCCAGTACGGAagattaaatataaaagcagATTACCAGTTGTTTTAGAAGATGCTGCAACAATATCCAGAGCAAAATTAAACAGCAcaagaaatgtgaataaaacTGAATTGGACTACCATTTTGCACAAAGGTTTTCGCAAAGTCACCCAAGCATGACCACCAGCCAAATGATAACTGCTG GTCCGCTAAAGCAGTATCTGGGTCTGGATGGAAATCCCTTCAATATGACACAGTTTAAGGAGATGCTAAAGAAGCAAGCCCTCATTCGTCATGT GTCACATGGTGCTGAAATGGCATACCTGTGTCTAGTCGGGCTTATAGTTGCTATGTTGTGGACAATCTGGTACTTAGGTGGATTTGCACGCTGTCATTATCAGCCAAAACACCATGTGTACTTTTCAGAGGAAGATAATTATCTATCTGTAAGAG AGGTGCTGGAAAAAAAGAGGCAGTACTTGCCAATGTTTAAAGGAAAACCAGAATGGGAGGATGTTCTAACGTGTAACCATAGAACTAATCCATGA
- the LOC112561037 gene encoding argininosuccinate lyase-like, with protein MESKGAEGGKLWGGRFTGATDPVMEAFNASIGYDKRMWKADIEGSQAYVKSLQKVGIVTAEECQTIIQGLDKVKEEWMNGCFEIKPQDEDIHTANERRLKELVGVVGGKLHTGRSRNDQVATDMRLWLGDAVLSLRGHLVSLLSVMCRRAEAELDVLMPGYTHLQRAQPIRWSHWLMSYAWMVHRDVQRLDQLRERVLTLPLGSGALAGNPFNVDRQFLRQELGMSSVSQNSLDAVSDRDFVVEFLFWASLLSIHLSRWAEDLVLYSTKEFAFITLSDAYSTGSSLMPQKKNSDSLELIRGKSGRIYGNCCGFMMSLKGIPSTYNKDLQEDKEAMFDTYDTLMGVLQVATGVLSTLKIDRKAMEEALSPDMLATDLAYYLVKKGKPFRDAHSIAGECVALAEKKGCILSDLSLEDMKTVNNLFEEDVASVWNYSHSVDQYSAEGGTAASSVKEQISALSAWLASNSA; from the exons ATGGAAAGCAAAGGAGCAGAG GGAGGAAAATTATGGGGTGGTCGTTTCACTGGAGCCACAGATCCTGTAATGGAGGCTTTTAATGCCTCAATAGGTTATGATAAGCGTATGTGGAAGGCAGATATTGAG GGAAGCCAGGCATATGTTAAATCACTGCAGAAGGTTGGAATAGTGACAGCAGAGGAGTGTCAAACCATAATCCAGGGACTTGACAAG GTCAAAGAGGAATGGATGAATGGATGCTTTGAAATCAAGCCTCAGGATGAAGATATTCATACTGCAAATGAGCGCAGACTGAAG GAACTTGTGGGAGTGGTTGGAGGTAAACTGCACACAGGTCGCAGTCGAAATGATCAGGTAGCAACTGACATGCGACTGTGGCTTGGTGATGCAGTACTTTCATTGCGGGGACATCTTGTATCACTGCTGTCTGTTATGTGTCGCAGAGCTGAAGC TGAGCTAGATGTTTTGATGCCTGGGTACACCCATCTGCAGAGAGCACAACCGATCAGATGGAGCCACTGGCTGATGAG TTATGCTTGGATGGTTCATCGAGATGTTCAGCGACTTGACCAGCTGCGAGAGAGAGTTCTGACTCTTCCACTAGGCAG TGGTGCTTTGGCAGGAAATCCATTTAATGTGGACCGGCAGTTCCTTAGACAAG aacTGGGAATGAGCAGTGTGTCGCAAAATAGTTTGGATGCAGTCAGTGACAGGGACTTTGTTG TGGAGTTTCTTTTTTGGGCTTCCTTATTGAGTATACATCTTAGTCGCTGGGCTGAGGATCTTGTCCTGTACTCCACGAAGGAGTTTGCATTTATCACACTCTCCGATGCCTATAG CACTGGGAGCAGCCTCATGCCGCAGAAAAAGAACTCAGACAGTTTGGAGCTGATTAGGGGAAAATCAGGACGAATCTATGGAAAT TGTTGTGGATTCATGATGTCGCTGAAGGGAATCCCCAGCACATACAACAAGGACCTACAG GAAGACAAGGAGGCTATGTTTGATACTTACGACACTCTGATGGGCGTTCTTCAAGTGGCCACTGGGGTTCTGTCAACCTTGAAG ATTGATCGTAAGGCCATGGAAGAAGCTCTGAGTCCAGACATGCTGGCCACTGACCTTGCTTACTACCTTGTCAAAAAAGGG AAGCCTTTCAGAGATGCACATAGCATTGCTGGTGAATGTGTGGCATTGGCAGAGAAGAAAGGCTGCATTTTATCTGATCTTTCCTTAGAAGACATGAAGACAGTCAA caatCTTTTCGAGGAAGATGTAGCTTCTGTCTGGAACTACAGCCATTCTGTAGACCAGTACTCAGCTGAGGGAGGCACAGCTGCCTCCAGCGTCAAGGAGCAAATATCTGCATTGTCTGCTTGGCTAGCCAGCAACTCTGCCTAG
- the LOC112561039 gene encoding uncharacterized protein LOC112561039 isoform X2, with translation MHKVEGLFTRDASGLDNETTMSPSQIYIRGKRSLEHPVRKIKYKSRLPVVLEDAATISRAKLNSTRNVNKTELDYHFAQRFSQSHPSMTTSQMITAGPLKQYLGLDGNPFNMTQFKEMLKKQALIRHVSHGAEMAYLCLVGLIVAMLWTIWYLGGFARCHYQPKHHVYFSEEDNYLSVREVLEKKRQYLPMFKGKPEWEDVLTCNHRTNP, from the exons ATGCACAAAGTGGAAGGCTTATT CACCAGAGATGCTTCAGGACTTGATAATGAGACGACAATGTCACCTTCCCAAATATACATCAGAGGAAAACGCTCCTTAGAACATCCAGTACGGAagattaaatataaaagcagATTACCAGTTGTTTTAGAAGATGCTGCAACAATATCCAGAGCAAAATTAAACAGCAcaagaaatgtgaataaaacTGAATTGGACTACCATTTTGCACAAAGGTTTTCGCAAAGTCACCCAAGCATGACCACCAGCCAAATGATAACTGCTG GTCCGCTAAAGCAGTATCTGGGTCTGGATGGAAATCCCTTCAATATGACACAGTTTAAGGAGATGCTAAAGAAGCAAGCCCTCATTCGTCATGT GTCACATGGTGCTGAAATGGCATACCTGTGTCTAGTCGGGCTTATAGTTGCTATGTTGTGGACAATCTGGTACTTAGGTGGATTTGCACGCTGTCATTATCAGCCAAAACACCATGTGTACTTTTCAGAGGAAGATAATTATCTATCTGTAAGAG AGGTGCTGGAAAAAAAGAGGCAGTACTTGCCAATGTTTAAAGGAAAACCAGAATGGGAGGATGTTCTAACGTGTAACCATAGAACTAATCCATGA
- the LOC112562029 gene encoding 60S ribosomal protein L23a-like isoform X1 has translation MAPKKTTKKTEKPVKKEEKAAAPAAAPAAKESAAPVKAKDKAKRAKKRVLHGQHEKRSRKIRTSVHFHRPRTLRLPRAPRYPRKSAPRANKLDAFRIVKFPLTTESAMKKIEDNNTLVFIVDKRANKALVKQAVKKLYDIEVAKVNTLIRPDGEKKAYVRLMPDYDALDVANKVSFTLWLSAYL, from the exons ATGGCACCAAAGAAGaccacaaaaaagacagaaa agcCTGtcaagaaggaggagaaggcaGCAGCGCCTGCTGCTGCTCCTGCAGCAAAAGAGTCTGCTGCGCCAGTAAAGGCAAAAGATAAGGCTAAGCGAGCGAAAAAGAGGGTTCTTCATGGACAACATGAAAAACGGTCACGAAAAATACGTACTTCTGTTCATTTTCACAGACCTCGAACCCTGAGGCTGCCCAGGGCACCACGCTACCCAAGGAAAAGTGCTCCACGCGCCAACAA ATTGGATGCTTTCCGGATTGTCAAATTTCCATTGACAACTGAGTCTGCAATGAAAAAGATTGAAGACAACAACACCCTTGTCTTCATTGTTGATAAGCGTGCCAACAAAGCCCTGGTGAAACAGGCTGTCAAGAAGCTGTATGACATTGAGGTTGCAAAGGTCAACACACTCATCAG GCCTGATGGTGAAAAGAAGGCGTATGTAAGGCTAATGCCAGACTATGATGCCTTGGATGTTGCTAACAAGGTCAGTTTTACATTATGGCTAAGTGCTTATCTGTGA
- the LOC112561039 gene encoding uncharacterized protein LOC112561039 isoform X3 has product MSPSQIYIRGKRSLEHPVRKIKYKSRLPVVLEDAATISRAKLNSTRNVNKTELDYHFAQRFSQSHPSMTTSQMITAGPLKQYLGLDGNPFNMTQFKEMLKKQALIRHVSHGAEMAYLCLVGLIVAMLWTIWYLGGFARCHYQPKHHVYFSEEDNYLSVREVLEKKRQYLPMFKGKPEWEDVLTCNHRTNP; this is encoded by the exons ATGTCACCTTCCCAAATATACATCAGAGGAAAACGCTCCTTAGAACATCCAGTACGGAagattaaatataaaagcagATTACCAGTTGTTTTAGAAGATGCTGCAACAATATCCAGAGCAAAATTAAACAGCAcaagaaatgtgaataaaacTGAATTGGACTACCATTTTGCACAAAGGTTTTCGCAAAGTCACCCAAGCATGACCACCAGCCAAATGATAACTGCTG GTCCGCTAAAGCAGTATCTGGGTCTGGATGGAAATCCCTTCAATATGACACAGTTTAAGGAGATGCTAAAGAAGCAAGCCCTCATTCGTCATGT GTCACATGGTGCTGAAATGGCATACCTGTGTCTAGTCGGGCTTATAGTTGCTATGTTGTGGACAATCTGGTACTTAGGTGGATTTGCACGCTGTCATTATCAGCCAAAACACCATGTGTACTTTTCAGAGGAAGATAATTATCTATCTGTAAGAG AGGTGCTGGAAAAAAAGAGGCAGTACTTGCCAATGTTTAAAGGAAAACCAGAATGGGAGGATGTTCTAACGTGTAACCATAGAACTAATCCATGA
- the LOC112562027 gene encoding uncharacterized protein LOC112562027 yields the protein MATSFAENKGEAISTCRVQESIGCEKLLSGEKKKAGSTESSSQNSLQVGEADFHDIQAHFLHDIVAKAWPLGVEPYVRQRSEHWPPTGKHILAHFDDSSIIVYQAYCPEIAKYAVKHQRFGGDKFSFDRMSWIKTNFLWMMYRCGWATKPKQERVLAVRITLDGFNQILSAAYTAQQQKSQNLQTNDISVRLQWDPDHDTNGIKETRRAIQLGLKQEILHKYATQWVTSITDITPFVHHQHKVLHKKGQHEFIMPCERVYIPPSSNICQQIALDSHKTFEAQLVNAF from the exons ATGGCCACGTCCTTCGCAGAAAATAAGGGAGAAGCCATTTCGACATGCAGGGTGCAGGAGTCCATTGGGTGTGAAAAGCTGCTTTcgggagaaaagaagaaagcgGGAAGCACAGAAAGCTCGTCACAGAACTCTTTACAAGTAGGCGAGGCAGACTTCCACGACATACAAGCACATTTTCTTCACGACATCGTAGCGAAGGCATGGCCACTGGGTGTCGAACCCTATGTCCGACAACGGAGCGAACACTGGCCTCCTACAGGCAAACACATCCTGGCTCATTTCGATGACAGCAGCATCATTGTTTACCAAGCTTATTGTCCTGAAATTGCAAAGTATGCCGTCAAACATCAACG ATTTGGTGGTGATAAGTTTAGTTTTGACCGAATGTCCTGGATTAAGACCAACTTCTTGTGGATGATGTATCGCTGTGGATGGGCAACCAAGCCTAAACAAGAGCGAGTACTTGCCGTCAGGATAACACTGGATGGGTTCAATCAGATTCTGTCAGCTGCATACACTGCCCAG CAACAGAAAAGTCAAAATCTTCAGACAAATGACATTTCAGTCCGTTTGCAATGGGATCCTGATCATGATACAAATGGCATCAAAGAGACAAGAAGAGCTATTCAGTTGGGACTAAAACAAGAA ATTCTGCATAAGTATGCCACCCAGTGGGTGACGAGCATAACAGACATTACTCCATTTGTCCACCATCAACACAAAGTTTTGCACAAGAAAGGGCAGCACGAATTTATCATGCCATGTGAACGAGTGTACATCCCTCCATCATCTAATATATGTCAACAAATAGCGCTTGACTCTCACAAAACATTCGAAGCTCAACTTGTGAATGCTTTTTAA